Below is a genomic region from Flavobacterium ginsengisoli.
CAGGAAAAGAAGAAATGCGTGCGAGAGATTTATTCTTCGCAATGTGGACTTCAGATTTGTTCATGAAACGTGTTCAGGAAGATTCAACATGGACTTTAATGTGTCCTAACGAATGTCCAGGATTATATGATGTTTATGGAGATGAATTCGAAGCATTGTATACGGATTACGAATTTAGAGGAAAAGGAAGAAAAACAATCCGTGCTCGTGAATTATGGGAGAAAATCCTGGAATCACAAATTGAGACTGGAACACCATATATGTTGTACAAAGATGCGACAAACCGTAAATCGAATCACAAGAATTTAGGAACAATTCGTTCTTCAAACTTGTGTACAGAGATTATGGAGTTTACTTCTAAAGATGAAATCGCAGTTTGTAACTTGGCATCAATCTCATTGCCAATGTTTATTGATAACGGAGAATTTGATCACCAAGCACTTTACAATGTTACAAAACGTGTAACTCGTAACTTGAATAAAGTAATCGACAGAAACTACTATCCAGTAAAAGAAGCTGAAAATTCTAACATGCGTCACCGTCCAGTTGGTTTAGGTGTGCAAGGTTTGGCTGATGCTTTTATTATGTTGCGTATGCCGTTTACAAGTGATGAAGCTAAAAAACTGAACCAAGAGATTTTCGAAACTTTATACTTTGCTGCTGTAACCGCTTCTATGGAAATGGCAAAAGAAGAAGGTCCATATTCAACTTTCGAAGGTTCGCCAATGTCACAAGGAGAATTCCAACACAATATGTGGGGAATGAAAGATGAAGAATTGTCAGGCCGTTGGGACTGGGCTTCATTAAGAAAAGAAGTTGTAGAGCACGGAGTTCGTAACTCATTGTTAGTTGCGCCAATGCCAACTGCATCGACTTCTCAAATCTTAGGAAACAACGAAGCTTTCGAACCATATACGTCAAACATTTACACACGTCGTGTATTGTCTGGAGAGTTCATCGTAGTGAACAAACATTTACTAGAAGATTTAGTAAAACTAGGTTTATGGAACGAAGATTTGAAACAAGAAATTATGCGTCATAACGGATCTGTTCAAAACATTGATAAGATTCCACAAGACTTAAAAGATCTTTACAAAACAGTTTGGGAAATGTCGATGAAAGATATTATCGACATGTCTCGTCAAAGAGGATATTTCATTGACCAGTCTCAATCGTTGAACTTGTTCATGCAAGATGCTAACTATTCTAAACTGACGTCAATGCACTTCTACGCTTGGCAATCTGGTTTAAAAACAGGAATGTATTACTTAAGAACAAAAGCGGCTGTAGATGCGATTAAATTCACATTAAACAACGATAAAAAAGAAGAGACAGCACCATCTTTAGTTCAGGAAACTGAGGCAATCAGCGTTGAGGATTACAAAGCGATGCTTTTAAAAGCACAAGCCGCAGATCCTGAAGATTGTGAAATGTGTGGGTCTTAATTTTAGATTTTTAATTTTTAATTTGATATACGAAAAGCAGTTATTGTAATGATAGTCGCTTTTTTTATAGCCACGAATTCACGAATTTTATTTGGAAAATCTGTGAAATTATATTTTATAATCATAATGATTTGAGTCAATTTGTGAATTCGTAGCAAAAAAAACTTAGACTCTCAGCATCTTAGAACCTCAGAACCTCATTTTAATATTCTCATTTTAAGCCGATTTTTTTATATTATCATACAAAACCTGCTAAATTTGTTAAGAAATCCCTTTTTGTTTCATAAAATGCAATCTTTTTTTGGTGCACTAAAAATAATTTATACATTCGCAGAGAATTTAAAACAAAACACAAACAAAATGGCAAGTAACCGTTTTTATTTTAGCAACTCTTTTTATTTCTTCTTTAGTAGAAGTGAGGATTGTGCTATGGTTATTTGAGAAAAATTTTAAGACAAATAAAACTAATATACAATCCTGATGCAAATCAGGATTTTTTTTTGACTATATGACAACGAAAATTGCAATACAAGGTATTAAAGGATCATTTCATCATCAGGTTGTAAAAGAGTATTTCTCTGAAAATGTGGATATTGATGAATGTTTGTCTTTTGAAGAATTGATCGACAGCCTTATTGCCGGAAAATCGGATCAAGCTGTAATGGCGATCGAAAATTCAATTGCAGGGCCGATTATCCCAAATTATGCATTGATTGACAAGAATAATTTACACATAATTGGAGAGCATTATTTAAACATTCAGCAGAATTTAATGGCTTTAAAAGGTCAGAAAATTGAAGACATAAGAGAAGTTCATTCGCACCCAATGGCACTTTTGCAGTGTATGGATTTCTTGAAACAATATCCAAATATCAAATTGGTTGAGGATAAAGATACAGCTGAAACAGCAAGAAGAATTCAAGAAAAACAATTGACTGGAATTGCGGCAATTGCAAGTGTAACCGCTTCTGAAATGTACGATCTGGATATTATTGCATCATCAATTCAAACGATCAAAAATAATATGACTCGTTTCGTAATTATTAAAAAGCAAAATTCATTTTTGCCAGAAAGCGAAATCAATAGAGCATCTGTAAAATTTGAATTAGATCATAAAAGAGGAAGTTTAGTCGCGGTTTTGAATGTAATGAGTGACTGCAAACTGAATTTGACAAAAATCCAGTCGCTTCCAAAAATAGAAACACCTTGGAAATATTCATTCTTCGTAGACGTAACATTCGAGAAATACGAAGATTTCGCAAAAGCCAAAGCGTTATTAAACATAATGGCAGAATATTTCAAAGTGTTGGGAGAATATAAAAACACAAAACCTTTGACTGAGTCATAAAGTTGAAAAGTCGAAAGTCATAAAGTCAAAAATAGAAAAGCATATAGCGTAAAGCTTAAAGCATATAGCAAAATTTAAAAACAATGATTACAACAGCAAAACGATTAGACACAGTTGAAGAATACTACTTCTCATCAAAACTAAGAGAAGTTCGTCAGTTGATGTCTGAAGGAAAATCGATCATCAATATGGGAATTGGAAGCCCTGATTTGAGTCCGTCAAAAGCAGTAATTGAAGCAGTCGCTGCAGCAATTCAAGACGAAAACGGGCATGGATATCAAAGCTATCAGGGATTACCAGAAATGAGGCAGGCGATGGCAGATTTTTATCGTGATCAGTTTGGTGTTGAAGTGAATCCGAATAATGAGATTTTACCTCTTATGGGTTCGAAAGAAGGAATTATGCACATTTCGTTAGCATTTTTAAATGAAGGCGATCACGTTTTAATTCCGAATCCAGGTTACCCGACTTATACTTCGGTAACCAATTTGGTTCAGGCAGTTCCGGTTTATTATGATTTGAAAGAAGAAAACGGATGGGAACCGGATTTTGAAGCTCTTGAGAAGTTAGATCTTTCGAAAGTAAAAATTATGTGGCTGGGTTATCCACACATGCCGACAGGAGCGAGAGGAAGTTTGGCGTTATTTGAAAAATTGGTTGCCTTTGCTAAAAAACACAATATATTATTGATCAACGACAATCCGTATAGTTTTGTTTTGAATGATAATCCGATGAGTTTGTTGCAAGTTGAAGGAGCGAAAGATGTGGCTTTAGAATTGAATTCGCTAAGTAAAACATTCAACATGGCTGGCTGGAGAGTCGGAATGGTTTTAGGAAATCCTGAAATTATCGATGCAGTCCTAAAAGTAAAAAGCAACATGGACAGCGGAATGTACTACGGAATTCAAAAAGGCGCAATCGCAGCGTTAAAATGTGATAAGTCTTGGTTTGAAGACCAAAATAAAATTTACAGACGCCGAAGAGAATTGACGGAAAAACTTGCAGAAAAATTAAACTGCAAAGTATATAAAGAAGGAGTTGGTCTTTTTGTTTGGGCAAAATTGCCAGAAGGAATTGAATCAGCAGAAAAGTTCATTGACGAAATATTATATGAGAAGCATATTTTCATTACACCAGGAACCATTTTTGGAAGTAACGGTGAAGGATATATTAGATTCTCATTATGTGTAAAAGAAGAAAAAGTACAAGAAGCGATTGATAGATTTTAGAAGCAAGAGTAAAGACTTTTTTAAACTTGGAATTTAAAAAGATATGAAAGTATACGTAATAGGAATAGGGTTAATAGGCGGTTCGATGGTGTTAGACATCAAAGGGCGTTATCCTGATGCGACTATTTTAGGAATCGATAATAACGAAAAACATTTGCAGGAAGCAATTGATCTTGGAGTTATTGACGAAGCAGGAAACTTTGAAGATTTACAAAAAGCAGATTTTGTAATTGTTTCGGTTCCTGTAGATGTAGCGCTAACGGTTTTACCTAAAGTTTTGGATGCTGTAGGAGAAAAAACGATTGTTTTTGAAGTAGGATCTACTAAAAAACCAATTTGTGAAGCAGTGGCCAATCACCCGAAAAGAAGAAATTTTATTGCAACGCACCCAATTGCCGGAACAGAGTTTTCGGGACCATCGGCAGCAATAAGAGGTTTGTTTCAAGGAAAGACAAATATTATCTGTGAAGTCGAAAAGACAGCTTTTAAATTACAGGAAAAAGCATTAAATCTTTTTACTTCAATTGGAATGAGAATTCGATATATGGATCCCGTTTCGCACGATAAACACATTGCTTATGTTTCGCATTTATCGCACATTAGTTCGTTTATGCTTGGAAAAACAGTAATGAACAAAGAAAAAGACGAACAGGATATTTTTGATATGGCGGGAAGTGGATTTGAAAGTACGGTTCGTTTAGCAAAAAGTTCGCCGGCAATGTGGACACCGATTTTTAAGCAAAACAAAGAACACGTTCTGGAAACTTTAGAAGCTTACATTGCAAATCTCAGTCGGTTTAGAGATTTGTTGAAAGATGAAAATTACAATGCCATTTTTGAAGAAATGGAAAGCACAAATAAAATAAAAGAAATACTAAACGGATTAACAACAACTAAAAAGTAAATTAGAATTAAGATGGAAAATAAAAAAGAAATGAGAAAGTGGTTAGAAGATTTCAATTTAAATCACCCACTTGTGATAGCTGGACCTTGTAGTGCAGAAACTGAAGATCAAGTTTTGAAAATCGCTCACGAATTGAAAGATTCAAAAGTAAGCGTATTCAGAGCTGGAATCTGGAAACCAAGAACTCGTCCAGGAGGATTTGAGGGTATTGGAGAAATTGGATTAAAATGGTTGCAAAAAGCAAAAGCTGAAACTGGTTTATTAATGGGAACTGAAGTAGCAACTGCAGCTCACTGTAAATTAGCTTTAGAATACGATATCGACGTTTTATGGGTTGGAGCACGTACAACTGCAAACCCTTTCGCAGTTCAAGAAATTGCTGATACACTAAAAGGAACAGATAAAATTGTTTTGGTTAAAAATCCTGTAAACCCAGATTTAGCTTTATGGTTAGGTGGTGTTGAGCGTTTACACATGGCAGGTATCGAGAAATTAGGTGTTATTCACAGAGGTTTCTCTACTTACGAAAAAACAAAATACAGAAACATTCCAGAGTGGCAAATTGCTATCGAATTGCAAAATAAATTCCCTGATTTACCATTAATCATCGATCCATCTCACATTACTGGAGATCGTAAAATGATTTTCGAAGTAACTCAAGAAGCTTTAGACTTGAACTACGATGGTATGATTATCGAAACACACATCGATCCAGATAATGCTTGGTCTGATGCAGCTCAGCAAGTTACTCCAGATGCTTTGAAACAAATCATTAAAGATTTGACTATCAGAAAAACGGATGATACTACAGACGAGTACAGCCAAAAAATGAAAAAATTAAGAGCAAACATCGACGTTTTAGATGCTAACTTATTAGAATTGTTAGGAAAACGTATGAAAGTGGCTGACGAAATTGGTCAAGTGAAAAAAGATGCAAACGTTGCGATCCTTCAAAATAACCGTTGGAACGAAATCTTAGGAAAAATGATTCTAGAAGGTGAGAAAAAAGGTCTTACTGAGGAATTCGTTTTAAGAATGTTTAAAGCAATTCACCAAGAAAGTATTGGTCACCAAGAGAAAATTTTCAACGCATAATTTTTTCTAAAACACATAAGTGGTATAAGATAATTTAAGATTGAAAAATTTTTGTTATTGAGTTTAATTATATCACATATTTAAAATTAGATTGTTTTTTAAAATCCCTATTGCTTTGAAAAAAGTGATGGGGATTTTTGTTATAAAAAAGCTTGTGTTTATATTCACTTATATAACTTATATGGTTTAAATTATTCATTTATCTTTGCAAAGAATTTAGTTTTAATCTAAAGTCCGCAATCTAAAATTAAAGAATGACAGGAACCGTTTATAAATCTACAGGAAGTTGGTATACCGTAAAATCTAAAAATGGAGATTTTGTCGAATGCCGCATGAAAGGGAAATTCAGAATAAAAGGTATTAAAAGTACCAATCCTATTGCTGTAGGTGATATAGTCGATTATGAATTAGAGGAAACATCTGATGCCGTAACCGGAATGATTCATAATATTCACGAAAGAAAAAATTATATCGTTCGTAAATCGGTTAACTTATCTAAGCAGATTCATATTATTGCTTCAAACATCGATCAGGTTTTTTTATTGATTACAATCGATAATCCGCCAACAACTACAAGTTTTATTGATCGTTTTTTAGTTACAGCTGAAGCATATGGAATTGAAGCTATACTTGTTTTTAATAAAATTGATACTTTAACAGAACAGACTTTAGACGATCAGCTTTATTTGCGAGCATATTTATTCTGAAATTGGATATAAATGTCTTCGTATTTCTTCGACAGAAAATAAAGGCGTTGATAAGCTAAAAGAAATGATGATCGGTAAAGTTAGCATGTTTTCTGGACACTCAGGCGTTGGAAAGTCAACTTTAGTAAATGCACTTGAACCAAGTCTTCATTTAAAAACTTCGGTCATTTCAGAACAAAGCAAACAAGGACAGCATACAACTACTTTTGCCGAAATGTATGATTTATCTTTTGATGCCCGAATTATCGATACTCCAGGAATTAAAGGTTTCGGAATCGTCGATATGGAACCATCAGAAATTAGCGGTTATTTTCCAGAATTTTTCAGACTTAAGGATCAGTGTAAGTTTAACAACTGTTTGCATAAAGAAGAACCACATTGTGCCATAAAAGCGACTTTAGAAAAAGACGAAATTGCGTGGTCTCGCTACAATAGTTATTTGAAAATTCTTGAAGGCGACGAAGAGCACTATCGAACTGATACTTATGGGGAAGATCGTGCTGCGAGTGATGAAACAAGAAAGTAAATAAATTCCAAAACAGAATACGGAAATGATTTTATTGTAGAGATGCACTGCAGTGCATCTAATACGTTGATATTAAAATCTTTTTAATCCGTGTAATCTGTGGCTAAAAATAATAGTAAAGAATGAGAGTAGTTGTTCAAAGAGTTTCTCAGGCATCTGTAACAGTTGATAGTCAAAAAACAGCAGATATTAAAAAGGGTTTATTGGTTTTAGTCGGAATAGAAGATGCCGACACGCAAGAAGACATTGATTGGCTTGCGGGTAAAATCATTAAAATGAGAATTTTTGGAGACGAAAACGATGTTATGAACTGCTCAGTTCAGGATATTGACGGCGATATTATTGTTGTTAGCCAGTTTACGCTTCACGCATCAACAAAAAAAGGAAACCGTCCATCGTATATAAAAGCTTCAAAACCAGATTTTGCAATTCCTACCTACGAGAAGTTTGTTCAAACAATAGAAAAAGAGTTTGGCAAGAAAGTGCAAACAGGGATTTTTGGTGCAGATATGAAAGTAAATCTTCTAAACGACGGACCTGTTACCATTGTAATGGATAGCAAAAACAGGGAGTAAAAATATTATTAAACATTTGTTAAGGATTTCTGAAAATAATATATATTTGACGAAAATCCTTACTAATGAAAATCCTTTTTCCGCATTATTTTTACTCTTAATAAACCTTACTTCATTCGCTCAAAAGAGCACTTATCCTATTCTTTCTATTCCAGATAGTTTAAAACAGAATGCAAATGCAGTTCTTCGTTTAGACCAAATGGATATTGTTATTGCTTCACAAAGAAGTATGAATATCAAGATCCAAAGAGTTGTTTCTGTTTTAAATGAAAAAGGATTAAGAGACATCAATGCCTACAATCATTATGATAAAACAACTTCGGTAAAAAATATTGAAGCTGTCGTTTATGATGCATTAGGGAATGAGATAAAAAAAATCAAAAGAAAAGACTTTAAAGATCAAAGCGCGGTAGGAGGAAGTACTCTTTTTTCAGATAGCAGAGTGCTTTATTTAGATTATACTCCTATTTCGTATCCTTTTACGGTTGCTTTTACGTGCGAAGTCGAAACTTCAAATACTGCATTTATACCAAAATGGTATTTTGTTGGTGGTTATAATGTAAGTATAGAAAAATGCTTGCTGAATGTTACTTTTCCAAAAGGATTGGGCTTTAAGAAAAAGGAGTTCCGATTTGATGACTTCAATATAAAAAAGACAGCAGACACAGAAACCAATTTAAGTTACTTAGCGACAAATATTGTAGCTCAAAAACAAGAAGATCTTAGTCCTTCCCCTTCAGATCTTTTTCCTAAAGTTATGATGGGGTTAGAAAATTTCCACTTAGAGGGAGTTGACGGAAATGCAACTACTTGGGAAGCATTTGGTAAATGGTATGGCGACAAAATCTTAAGCGGTACAACTGTTTTAACAGAAGAGACAAAAACAAAAATCAAAGCTTTGGTTGGCGATGAAAAAGACCCAGTTAAGAAGGCCAAAATAATTTACGATTACATGCAGAAAAAATCACGATATGTAAATATTGCGATTGGAATTGGCGGCTGGAAACCGATGTTGGCCAACGACGTTGATCGCTTAGGATATGGAGATTGTAAAGCATTATCAAATTATACAAAGGCACTTTTGCAGGTTGTAGACGTTCCATCGTACAACACGATTTTATATGGTGACCGTTACAAAGAAGATATTCAAACTGATTTTGTGTCGATGCAAGGAAATCATATGATTCTGGCAATTCCTAATAAAGATAGTTACATCTGGTTAGAATGTACTAGTCAAGATGATCCTTTTGGATATCAAGGAACTTTTACAGATGATCGTAATGTTTTGGTTGTAAAACCAGAAGGCGGTGAGATTGTAAGAACTAAAATCTATGATGATAAAGGAAATATACAAGATGGAAAAGGGGTTTACACAATCGATCAGACGGGTAATTTTTCTGGTGTTTTAAAAATTGCATCGCAAGGAAGTGTATATGCTTCTAAATCTCGAGTAGAAACGATGCCACCAAATGAAAAAGAAGAACACTATAAAGATTACTGGGATAATATTAACAATTTGAAATTAGGTAAAATCACTTTTACAAATGATAAAGAAAATATTCGTTTTACTGAAGATGTTCAATTAAGCGCAGCAAATTATGGTACGCTTTCGGGCAATAAAATGATGTTTGTAGTTGATGCTTTTAATCAATATACAGGAAGTGTAAAACGAATTAGAAACCGTAAAAATCCATTTCAAATTCAGCGTGGTTATTTAGATACAGATGAAATTGAAATCAATCTTCCAGAAGGTTTTAGCATCGAATTTCTACCTTCAAATTATGAGTTAAAAGGAAAATTTGGAGAATATAAAACCGAAATCATTAAGAAAGACAATAGCAAGCTAACCTACAAAAGATCTATGTTGTTAAACAAAGGAAAATATTCTAACAAAGAATATGATGAGTACCGCTTGTTTATGGAACAAATTTCTAGAAACGATAATGCCAAAATAATATTGACCAAAAACTAACAATTATAACCCAAAACCAACCAAAAATTACCAATGAAAATCATTAAACTATTTACGTTATCTGCGATTTTATTATTTTCTCCCAAAATAATTTCGCAGGAATTCAAGCTAGGAAAAGTAACTGTTGCCGAACTTGAACAAAAGGTGCATCCGAAAGATTCTTCGGCAGTTGCGGCCATACTTTTTGAGAAAGGACAAAATGTTTTCGACTACGATCAAGACAATGGTTTTACAATGCAGTTGGAGGTAACAGCTAAAATTAAAATCTATAAAAAAGAAGGCTACGATTGGGCCACAAAAAAAATAAGATATTATATAGCAGGAAACGGATCTAAAGAGAAAGTTCTTATTTCTGACGCGACAACATATAATTTAGTTAACGGAAAAATTGAGAAAACTAAATTAAAAGGTGAAGCGGAATTTGATGAAGCAATCAATAAATATTGGGCTCAGAAGGTTTTTACTATGCCAAATGTTAAAGAAGGTTCTATTGTTGAATTTAAATATATAATAAAAAATAACAGTATTGGAAGTCCAAGAGATTGGAATTTTCAGAGCACAATTCCTGTAAATTATTCGGAGTTTAAAATGTATGTTCCAGAATATTTTGTTTATAATAGAAATTTTAAAGGATATGTAAGTCCGAAAATTATTGAAGAAAAAAACAATAGATCAATCCAATATACATACAGAGAAGGCCGAAATGGAGTTGTGAGCGGAAGTGCTTCACAAGAAAAATTGGATTTTATAGAAACAAGAACTGCTTATATTGCAGAAAACTTGCCAGCGTTAAAAGATGAAAATTATGTCAATAATATTGATAATTATACTGTAAGTCTAAGTCAAGAATTATCAATGACAAAATATCCTAATTCACCATTTAAGACCTTTTCTACAGATTGGAATTCGGTGGTAAAAACAATCTATGATTATGACGATTTTGGACCTGAATTAAATAAAACAGGATATTTTGAAGAAGATTTGAAAAAACTGCTCGTAGACTCGAAAACGCAAGAAGAGAAAATATGGACTATTTTTAATCATGTAAAATCGAACGTTAAATGGAATAACTATTTTGGTTATGGATGTGACAACGGAGTTAAAAAAGCGTACAAAGAAAAAACAGGAAATATTGCTGATATCAATTTGATGCTGACAGCAATGTTACGCTACTCGGGTTTAACTGCAAATCCGGTTTTAGTTAGTACGCGTTCAAACGGAATTGCTTTGTTTCCAAACAGAACGGCATTCAATTACGTAATTGCGGCAGTAGAAACTCCTAATGGATATATTTTATTAGATGCATCAGAAAAATTTTCTACACCAAATATTTTGCCTCTTAGAGTTCTAAACTGGTCAGGAAGATTAATACGAAAAGATGGAACATCTGAAGAGATTAATTTAATGCCGGAAAAAACATCTTCTGATAATGTTTTTATGACTTACAATATTGAAGCCGATGGGAAAGTAACAGGAAAAACCAGAAGACAGTCTGTAGATTATAATGCCATGATTACAAGAAGCAAAATAAGCAATCTTAAAGAAGAAGAATATTTAGAAAAACTTGAAAATGGAAATAATAAAATAGAAATAAGTGAATATTCTAAAACTAATGAGAATGATATATTGCTTCCTATGGTTGAAACTTATTCATTTACTGGAAATAATTTATGTGAGCTTATTGGAGAGAAAATTTATGTAAGTCCGATGTTGTTTTTTACCAACGATAAAAATCCTTTTAAGCAGGAGTTAAGAGAGTATCCGGTAGATTTTAGCTATCCTTTTGCAGATAAATATAATATTACAATTAAAATTCCAGATGGTTTTGCGGTTGAAACATTGCCAGCCCCAGCCGCTGTATCGATGGAGAACAATCTGGGAGCTTTTAAATTTAATATATTGGCTAATGGAAATACCTTACAGCTGTCTATTTTACATCAGATAAATGAAGCAATTGTATCTGCTGAAAAATACGAAATGTTGAAGGAATATTATAAAACAATGATTGCAAAAGAAACAGAAAAAATCGTTTTAAAACGTATTTAAAATGAGAACTTTCTTAATTTCTATTCTTCTATTTTGCGCATTTCTGAAAATGAATGCGCAAAACGCTTCTTTAGGAAATGTTACAATAGCGCAGTTAGAAGAAAAAAGGCATCCTAAAGATTCTGCCGCTGTTCTTGCTATTTTGTATAGTAATATTGCTATTGATCTTAATGCAAATGGAAACTCCCAAAAGACCACCACAAAGAAAGTTAAGATCTATAAAAGTGAAGGATATAATTTGTCAAACGTCCTGATTTATTTTGCGACCGGAAAACTTAGTTACGTAAATATAGTAAGCGCTTATACCTACAATTTGGTAGACGGAAAAATTGTAAAGACAAAACTGAAACCTGAAAACGAGTTTATCGAAAAAACGAACAGCAGTTATTGGATCAAAAAAATAGCTTTTCCAGAAGTTAAAGAAGGTTCTATTATAGAGTATCAATTTACAGAAGAAGGAGGATTTTCAAGTCTTTATCATTGGAATATTCAGGAAAATATTCCAGTTAATTATTCTGAATTAAAAACAACTCTTCCAGATGCTTTTGAGTTTAAAAGAAATCTGAAAGGTTTTTTCCTCCTAAAATAACTTCAAAAATAGCGAACACTTACCATTATATTGCAACAGAAACCACTTATGTTTTTCAGAATCTTCCAGCAATGCGCGAGGAAGCTTTTGTAAATAATATGGACAATTATAGAACTGGAATTTCTTTAGAGTTAGAAAGAATTGCTGTTCCTGGACAGTTTTATAAAACATTTTCATCAGACTGGACAAGTGTTGCCAAAACAATTTATGATTTTGATTCTTTTGGAGTAGAACTGAACAAATCTGGCTATTTTGAAGATGACCTGAAAGTTGTATTAGAGGGAAAAGTTAAACCTGATGCAAAAATTACATCAATTTTAGAATATGTAAAATCAAATGTAAAATGGAATCAGCATAATGGATATTCTTGCGAAAAAGGAGTTCGAAAAGCCTACAAAGAAAAAACAGGAAATAGTGCAGATATTAATTTGATGCTTACAGCAATGCTTCGAGTCTGCTAAACTTACTGCGAATCCTGTTTTAATTAGTACACGCTCTAATGGGATTGCTTATTTTCCAAATTTAAATGCTTTCAATTATGTGATTGCCGCAGTTGAAACTGGAGACGAAATGATACTACTCGATGCAACCGATCCATATTCAACTCCAAACGTTCTTCCTTTAAGAGATTTAAATTGGATAGGAAGATTGATTCGTAAAGACGGAACGTCAGAAAGTATTGATTTAGCACCTAAAAAATTTGTCGCAGATAATATTGCAGTCGATTATACAATTGAAGCGGGAGGAAGAATAAACGGAAAAGTAAGATGTCAGTACACAGAGCACAAAGCAATGAACTGCAGAAATAGTTTTGAAAATCTTAAAGAAGACGCTTATCTAGACAATCTTGAAAATAAATATGATAAAATTGAAATAAGCGATTACAGCCGTACAAATGAAAAAGATGTTTTGCTGCCTGCTGTAGAAAGCTTTTCGTTTACAAGCACCAATTTGTGCGAGGTAATTGGAGATAAAATATACGTTAAGCCAATGCTTTTTTTGCTAGTACAAAAAATCCGTTTAAGCAAGAAACAAGAGAATATCCCGTAGATTTTGGATTTCCTTTTTTAGAAAAGTACAATATTAGTATTCGAATCCCAGAAGGATATACCCTAGAAACAGTTCCTCTTGCAGGCGTATTGGTTATGGAGGAAGATCTTGGAGTTTTTAGATACAATATTGCAGTCAACGATAATGTACTGCAATTATTAGTGT
It encodes:
- a CDS encoding prephenate dehydratase gives rise to the protein MTTKIAIQGIKGSFHHQVVKEYFSENVDIDECLSFEELIDSLIAGKSDQAVMAIENSIAGPIIPNYALIDKNNLHIIGEHYLNIQQNLMALKGQKIEDIREVHSHPMALLQCMDFLKQYPNIKLVEDKDTAETARRIQEKQLTGIAAIASVTASEMYDLDIIASSIQTIKNNMTRFVIIKKQNSFLPESEINRASVKFELDHKRGSLVAVLNVMSDCKLNLTKIQSLPKIETPWKYSFFVDVTFEKYEDFAKAKALLNIMAEYFKVLGEYKNTKPLTES
- a CDS encoding pyridoxal phosphate-dependent aminotransferase; the encoded protein is MITTAKRLDTVEEYYFSSKLREVRQLMSEGKSIINMGIGSPDLSPSKAVIEAVAAAIQDENGHGYQSYQGLPEMRQAMADFYRDQFGVEVNPNNEILPLMGSKEGIMHISLAFLNEGDHVLIPNPGYPTYTSVTNLVQAVPVYYDLKEENGWEPDFEALEKLDLSKVKIMWLGYPHMPTGARGSLALFEKLVAFAKKHNILLINDNPYSFVLNDNPMSLLQVEGAKDVALELNSLSKTFNMAGWRVGMVLGNPEIIDAVLKVKSNMDSGMYYGIQKGAIAALKCDKSWFEDQNKIYRRRRELTEKLAEKLNCKVYKEGVGLFVWAKLPEGIESAEKFIDEILYEKHIFITPGTIFGSNGEGYIRFSLCVKEEKVQEAIDRF
- a CDS encoding prephenate dehydrogenase, whose protein sequence is MKVYVIGIGLIGGSMVLDIKGRYPDATILGIDNNEKHLQEAIDLGVIDEAGNFEDLQKADFVIVSVPVDVALTVLPKVLDAVGEKTIVFEVGSTKKPICEAVANHPKRRNFIATHPIAGTEFSGPSAAIRGLFQGKTNIICEVEKTAFKLQEKALNLFTSIGMRIRYMDPVSHDKHIAYVSHLSHISSFMLGKTVMNKEKDEQDIFDMAGSGFESTVRLAKSSPAMWTPIFKQNKEHVLETLEAYIANLSRFRDLLKDENYNAIFEEMESTNKIKEILNGLTTTKK
- a CDS encoding bifunctional 3-deoxy-7-phosphoheptulonate synthase/chorismate mutase type II, whose protein sequence is MENKKEMRKWLEDFNLNHPLVIAGPCSAETEDQVLKIAHELKDSKVSVFRAGIWKPRTRPGGFEGIGEIGLKWLQKAKAETGLLMGTEVATAAHCKLALEYDIDVLWVGARTTANPFAVQEIADTLKGTDKIVLVKNPVNPDLALWLGGVERLHMAGIEKLGVIHRGFSTYEKTKYRNIPEWQIAIELQNKFPDLPLIIDPSHITGDRKMIFEVTQEALDLNYDGMIIETHIDPDNAWSDAAQQVTPDALKQIIKDLTIRKTDDTTDEYSQKMKKLRANIDVLDANLLELLGKRMKVADEIGQVKKDANVAILQNNRWNEILGKMILEGEKKGLTEEFVLRMFKAIHQESIGHQEKIFNA
- the dtd gene encoding D-aminoacyl-tRNA deacylase: MRVVVQRVSQASVTVDSQKTADIKKGLLVLVGIEDADTQEDIDWLAGKIIKMRIFGDENDVMNCSVQDIDGDIIVVSQFTLHASTKKGNRPSYIKASKPDFAIPTYEKFVQTIEKEFGKKVQTGIFGADMKVNLLNDGPVTIVMDSKNRE
- a CDS encoding DUF3857 domain-containing protein, whose protein sequence is MLTNENPFSALFLLLINLTSFAQKSTYPILSIPDSLKQNANAVLRLDQMDIVIASQRSMNIKIQRVVSVLNEKGLRDINAYNHYDKTTSVKNIEAVVYDALGNEIKKIKRKDFKDQSAVGGSTLFSDSRVLYLDYTPISYPFTVAFTCEVETSNTAFIPKWYFVGGYNVSIEKCLLNVTFPKGLGFKKKEFRFDDFNIKKTADTETNLSYLATNIVAQKQEDLSPSPSDLFPKVMMGLENFHLEGVDGNATTWEAFGKWYGDKILSGTTVLTEETKTKIKALVGDEKDPVKKAKIIYDYMQKKSRYVNIAIGIGGWKPMLANDVDRLGYGDCKALSNYTKALLQVVDVPSYNTILYGDRYKEDIQTDFVSMQGNHMILAIPNKDSYIWLECTSQDDPFGYQGTFTDDRNVLVVKPEGGEIVRTKIYDDKGNIQDGKGVYTIDQTGNFSGVLKIASQGSVYASKSRVETMPPNEKEEHYKDYWDNINNLKLGKITFTNDKENIRFTEDVQLSAANYGTLSGNKMMFVVDAFNQYTGSVKRIRNRKNPFQIQRGYLDTDEIEINLPEGFSIEFLPSNYELKGKFGEYKTEIIKKDNSKLTYKRSMLLNKGKYSNKEYDEYRLFMEQISRNDNAKIILTKN